The following proteins are co-located in the Chlorocebus sabaeus isolate Y175 chromosome 21, mChlSab1.0.hap1, whole genome shotgun sequence genome:
- the LOC140709624 gene encoding argininosuccinate lyase-like isoform X1, which translates to MDRILHGLDKVAEEWAQGTFTLNSNDEDIHTANERRLKVRPMEPHRFPGLPSPPCPGHHSVYFVIGRQQFTERTWTGPQPRHTGH; encoded by the exons ATGGACCGGATACTACATGGCCTAGACAAG GTGGCTGAGGAGTGGGCCCAGGGCACCTTCACACTCAACTCCAATGATGAGGACATCCACACAGCCAATGAGCGCCGCCTGAAGGTACGACCCATGGAGCCCCACCGCTTTCCTGGCCTCCCCTCTCCACCTTGCCCAGGGCATCATTCTGTTTACTTCGTCATTGGCAGACAGCAG TTCACTGAGAGAACATGGACAGGCCCTCAACCCCGACATACTGGCCACTGA
- the LOC140709624 gene encoding argininosuccinate lyase-like isoform X2, whose protein sequence is MDRILHGLDKVAEEWAQGTFTLNSNDEDIHTANERRLKVRPMEPHRFPGLPSPPCPGHHSVYFVIGRQQTFCLSKA, encoded by the exons ATGGACCGGATACTACATGGCCTAGACAAG GTGGCTGAGGAGTGGGCCCAGGGCACCTTCACACTCAACTCCAATGATGAGGACATCCACACAGCCAATGAGCGCCGCCTGAAGGTACGACCCATGGAGCCCCACCGCTTTCCTGGCCTCCCCTCTCCACCTTGCCCAGGGCATCATTCTGTTTACTTCGTCATTGGCAGACAGCAG